Below is a window of Mus caroli chromosome 2, CAROLI_EIJ_v1.1, whole genome shotgun sequence DNA.
AGCTAGAATACTTGAGTAGAACCAGCCAGCAAGAgttcagagaaaacaagaaaggatgaGGTTATTGAACAGTATGCCTTGGAAGTGACCATTACATCAGAAACATAAAAGAggcctcagagatgacaattatatcagAAACATATTTTACACTGATACataagagggaagaaaaattGATGCCTCAGTTTAAAGAAtcatgagaaaaccaaacttttactatattatttgttctggttttgtcttCAATAGTTCATGTTATGCTTGCACACATTAATAAGGGTTACTTTGCTGATTATAAATGGTAACCAATTCTTGAAGTATCTTCATGGACACACTTAGAAATAAAGTATTGCCAGCTATGTAGATATTGCATAGTCCACTTGGCACATAAAATTAATTGCTACATCAAGTAATTTCAGAAATTAAACACTATTGTGGTTGTTAGAGGTATAGTTAAAAGAAATGATAAGCATATCTGCTATAGACAAGCAAGGGGTTACATAGGATCATAAGATAACCAAGGGTTTGAAGAGACacctcagtagttaagagcacttacttctTTTACATAGGGGCTGGGTTAGAGATTCTGTACCAAATAATTGGTCTGGGAATATGTCACCATTATTCTTCTAGCAGGAAGCATACTACACATGCACATGATGCTCTTACATACCCACAAGCAAGCCACTCATTTGCATAAAGCAAAATAAGCAAATTTTAGAAGAGTTTCCTGGAAGATCACATTTTTGCTTCATCCATTaccttttaaatataataaacaggaaaatagaaaaccaaaagaTATATTCTTTCAGCTGTATAGGAGCTGAAAATTAATGACACCAGAGCTACATATGCAGTAAATAATACTTTTGAAATCTTAATATAGtgtcttttgaaaaaaatctgatctctctctctctctctctctctctctctctctctctctctctctctcaagtataTGGAGAGgggtgcctgtatgtgtgtgtgcctgtgtgtgttcatgtttgtgttcatgtgtgagcaAAGGTAAGCCTGTTCCATGACatttatgtggaggtcaaagataCAGGTGCAGTCTGTTACCTTCCACCatgtttgagacaagatttctgaCTGTTAGTCATCACTTATGACATGTTAGTTGGCCAATGAGCTTCTGAGATTTTTCTATATCAGACTCCCATCTTACCACAGAAATACTGGAACTCAAGGTGATAAAATCAGGCTTGTATGGAGTATTTTATTCACTAAATCATCTCCTAGatgcaaatatatttatacactatctatctatctatctatctatctatctatctatctatctacctacctatctatctatctacctacctatctctatctatacatctatctatctacctatctatctatgatctGATCTATTTTTTACCTATCTTTCATTGTGCTTGTCTTGCTAGAGAATGctagctcttccggtcagaaaagcaccggggtagctagggcgcagagttggctgacactcgccagctaccccacaacacctgccacaggatcttaagacttctggtgagtggaacacagctcctgctccaatccaattgcacgcgggacctgagactgcattagttagggaagcagaaaccggcctgagtagagccacaggcctcatcctgcNNNNNNNNNNNagctgtcagcttgtgtggtgcacactctcacctgtgcagactatgttaggtggagtcccggaaccaagatggctaccgccaatctagaggcaaaagcgtccagggccgggtggacacctgtcgtctggccaggaaggtggctgaatgtctggggcccgaaaagggtgctgcctcagtagctctttggctcctgcctgtcccagaaactgtcagCTTCTgcggtgcacactctcacctgtgcagactaagttcagtggagtcccggaaccaagatggcttccgctgatcctgaggcaaagggcacctgggctgggtggacacctgtcttctggcctggagggtggccggatgtctaggGCTggaaaagggcactgcctcaaaggctctgtggctcctgcctgtcccacaagctgtcaggttctgtggtgcacactctcacctgtgcagactaagttcctaagttcggtagAGTCCTcaaccaagatggctactgcagatcctgaggcaaagggctcatGGGCCGGGTGGTCACCTGTTCTCTGGCCTGAAAGGTGGCCAGATGTTTGGGGCCcaaaaagggcactgcctcagaggctctgtggctcccacctgtcccagaagctgtcagcttctgtggtgcacactctcacctgtgcagactaagttcagcggagtcccggaaccaagatggctcctgttgatcctgaggcaaagggctctcggGCTGggtggagacctgtcctctggccaggagggtggctagttcacctgaagtcttaagatcccgtggctggtgttgtgagtagctggcgggtgtgaGCCGACTCTGGGCCCTAGCTATcatggtgctggtcagaccagaaggggcttgtgcccctacatAGGCCgcgttttctgcttccctaactaatgcagtcctgtgtgattggattggagcagactctgtgttccactcatcagaagtcttaagatcctgtggcgggtgtcctgggtagctggcgggtgtcagctgactctgagCCCTAgttaccctggtgctggtcagaccggaagggCAATAATCAATTCTTTATTTATCCATTGATCATACAATAAAATACTAACCATAgtgtcccctccttcctcttgtaAGAGATTTTCATGTGAATATAAGTTCAAACTTCTTTGCAAACTCCCCTCAAGTACTGAATTAACAGAATTTCATCACAGTTTGAGTGATTACATGTCAATTTTCATTGTATGACTGAGTATTTCAGATAAGCCACACTAAATAGAAAATCTTCATTCAACAAAGGATGACTATGGAAAACTTGATATGTAAGTTTCTGCAAGTTTCACTATTCtaacaatttaaaacattttaaattcaataaTAATACACTAACTAAAATGTTTAATAGGCTACCCTGTATCACATTTGAAACTTTAGACATAATTTTGTGGCATGATCAAACAAACCATTTTACATATCGCGTATTTAACTCATtactaaacatataaaaatatattgtctcATAAAGTATCTAGTAAgcataagaaaattttaaatcaaaatgctttaagaatgaaaaaatgtacttaaatacatttttctttgcagaaaacaaagacataataTTAAGGCAATGCCAAATTTTACAGATGTAACCGAATTCCTTCTTGTTGGATTGACAAGGCGTCAGGAACTCCGGGTTCTCTTTTTTGTGGTGTTCTTGGTTGTTTACATGGTCACTCTATTGGGCAACATTGGTATGATAATTTTGATCAGCATCAGCCTGCAGCTTCAGAGtcctatgtatttttttctaagtCATTTGTCCTTTGTGGATGTGTTGTTCTCCTCAAATGTTACCCCCAAAATGCTGGAAAACTTATTATCAGAAACAAAAACTATTTCTTATGTTGGATGCTTGATACAGTGCTACTTTTTCATTGCTCTGGTGCTCGTGGAGGTTTTTATTCTGGCAGTGATGGCCTTCGATCGCTACATGGCCATCTGCAACCCTTTGCTCTACAGCAGCAAGATGTCCAGGGTTGTCTGTATCCGCCTCATTTCTGTGCCTTATGTCTATGGATTCTCTGTGAGTCTGATTTGCACTCTGTGGACATATGGTTTGTATTTCTGTGGAAACGTTAAAATCAACCACTTCTATTGTGCTGATCCTCCTCTCATCAAGATTGCCTGTGGAGGAGTGCATATCAAAGAGTANACAATGATTGTCATTGCTGGCATTAACTTCACATATTCCTTGTCAGTGGTTCTCATTTCATATGTGCTCATTGTAGTAGCTGTGTTACGCATGCACTCGGCTGATGGCAGGAGAAAGGCATTCTCCACCTGTGGATCCCACTTAACAGCTGTTTCCATGTTTTATGGAACCCTCATATTCATGTATCTCAGAAGGCCAACGGAGGAGTCTGTGGAGCAGGGAAAGATGGTGGCTGTCTTTTATACCAGTGTGATTCCTATGCTGAACCCCATGATCTACAGTCTCAGGAACAAAGATGTGAAAGAAGCAGTCTCCAAGATAGTTGCCAAGGCAAACTTgaggaaatgaaatcaaaacatattttagaaGCNTGTTTATCCAAATGTGTTGAACAAGCATAGAATTCTCAGCTTGAAAGTCTTTCTACATAGAACCCTTATACAAACTCAAAAGATACAGTTATCCACAGTGATGCTTTACAGCATGATTGTTCTTTATTAAGCATGTGTTTTCTTAAATACCCAACTATATTATGAAAACCAATATTATTCAGTTATTGGAGGTATTTGCAAATTAATTTGGATTAACAACTATTAAAGTGTAAGTCCCCTAGAAGAGTTAAATATTATGACTTAATCCTTTTGATATCCATATTTGTCTTCACTATAAAATCTATAGTTTCAGTAGGAATAACAGAACTAATTTATTTTCAGAGTATAGAAATTTGAATATCTTATATGCAAATgatattataaaatgtttatatacaaatgaaatttTAGCAATGTTACTGCATTGAGAATATGAAGTATCTTAGCATAACCTAAGATTTCTCACTCAATATAAATTTTCCGTAGATAATActgtttatgttttatattgGTTCATTTTTCAGTTTGCTGATAAAATACCTATTCTTAAATATGTGCCTCCATTCCCCAAGGGACTACTGATAGTAACTGGTtgctgaagaaaaggccattgtGTTCTCCAATGATGTCCCCTCTGATTCTATTGATTGTTCCAATAAATAATTTCCTACCTGTTCACATACAATTAAAGTTAAAGAAACTAAGAaggtgaatacacacacacacacacattcatgtgtgcacaaccacacatgaaatgaaagtaaaaaagTTGTTGGAAGATGAAAAGTATCAGTAGGAGAAATATGAGAGATCATAATGGGATTGAAAGTCCTTacaatttattatatacattttgaaatggTCATAGAATAAAGAGAATTGTGGTCACTGAAATGGTTATGTTAAATCAAGATATAAAAGCATATGTTTAGGATAATATAGTACCCATACTCTAACACCTATCTTACTATATCTTCATATTTAAAGGTGAATGGGTTATAAGAATTAGGACACCATGAAGGTCCCTTATAATGACTATAATTTTTAAGCTTGTGTTatgtcttttatcttttctgtatTATCAGTTACTTGAACTAGTAAAGCTCTACTGTGGTCAGATTAGTATGTTAAGAAAATCCTGTTGAAATACCTCACCACTGCATTAATGATTACCATGAATGGATGCTTAATATTTAAGATAGTGATTAATGAAGTTTTCTGagtcatatataaaaataaatctaggtATAGTATCAAATAGCTGTGTTATGGTTTGAATCATAATTGCCATAAAAGCACATGCAGAAGACTTTGCGATCAACTGTTGGCATTGGTACGAGTGAGGAAAACTTAGGATATGGGCCTGGATgaaagaagtaggtcactgggttATGCCTTTGAAGAGGAGCTTTTGATTCCAGTTCATTCTCAGTCTGCTTGCTTCTATTGTACCAGAAATACCATGATGTTCTTCCTTACTACAGGCTGTCAGCACTATGTCCTAAGAATCATGCACTAAGACCTCTGAGACTGTGAGCCTAAATATATCATTCCTTCTTTATGCTTTTTTCTCCATTAGtttgaacatttgaaaattaatatatagTTAATTATTTTACCTCATTCTCTTTATCCAGTAAGTGAGTTCAGGTAACATAAATatagtttttcctttccttttcttcatttttctctcatatggTACACCCTGACCACAACTTTCCTTCCCTCCACTATGCCCATCCTCATCTCCTACATTTCCTCTCCCCCAAATCCTCTGTTCTTCCATATACAAGTTTGTGCCTAGTTTTTCCACATCTTTTTATACAAGTATTGTAGTAGTTATGTCTTTCACCCAATATTGAGACTTCCATATCGATTTTATTAGGAAAATGATAGACGTTCATAGTTTGTTggatgaataatatttcattgattCATATATGGCTTTATGATCTATTCATCCACTGAAGAACACTAGTTTACATGTTTCTTACACTTTGCTACTCTGAAGAGAACTGAACTAATTCAGCTTATTGATCTTATTTCCTTCGAGTAAGTGATCATCTACGAGATTTTTGGGTCCTATAGTTGCTCCATGACTCATTTGGAAAACCCTCTCTGTGGTTGTCATAAGTTCTTACTGAATAAATTTTCTGCCAAAAATATGTAATGGTTTCTCTGAtttatagagaaaaagagaaaaaagaaagtttttcaaaatattcaaagtaCTCAGAAGGCATAAATAATTCCTAGCTTTGCACTATATAGTAAAATgactatatttaataatatttatgcTATGAAATATATCGAAgactattttgaatttttcaacTCGGAAAATGGGCAAATGTTTAGATGACAGTATGCTAATTATGCTGctttaatgaatataaaattcaggcatatatcaaaatattaaactaaacttaactgtgtttaatttttttaaattgtaataaaataataataatgactcagaaaataaaaaatatattggcAGAGAAATTTTCTAACATTGTTTACTCAGATTGGGGTTTGGCTCATTAGTGATAATGGGCTAAAACTGGCCCAGTGTTGGCTTTATGTTTGCAAGAAGCCTGGGccctaatataaatatttaaagtttggaaagaaatttaatattttatacaacaCAGGAATAAATGAcatgatttaaattttaatattcaaaaggctttttaaattttaaaatcccCCAAAACATGGCTCCATGTGATAAAATGTCAAGTCATGAAtctctaaaatttaaatttaaatatgacatctattttaaaatagtgtGAAATAAATTAAGACCATACAGTTTTCAAAGATGAATGCCTACTTAAGAGTAAGACAAATGCAgcaatttttttcatgtgtagaCCCTAGTTTTCaatctcctattttttttttgagttttatataAGGACATGGCACATGTGGAAActaagaaactaaaaagagacctCATTTAGAGACCTGTATAATGCAAGAAAGGTAAAGTGAAAATAGAAAGGGGACATTTGGGAGCAGAAAAGCTGTGTGGCAGGCATGGATCATGTAATTCAAGATGCAAAATGAAGGAGGTGTTAATCAAAATGAAATGCATATgaaaaaatacatgtaaacatgCTCTCTCAAGACACAACTTAAATATATTTGGGGGCGATTGTAGAATATTTGAGATATTAAAGCATGAGGTTATTATTTAAACTGTGTTTAAAGGTTTGTGTAGAATGGAGGCAGGGAGATAGGGAGTATGCAAATGGTGAGTTATACTAAACTAACCTTATATGAATAAGACTGTGAAGACCTACTAGTTTCTAAACTGATTAAAagtacaatttaaaaatggagattGTACAGTTATCCCTTACCAGTGGACATTGTTGAGTCTAGAAGGAATGAAATACTATATTCTCACAGTTATTAGCTACCGTATTATGTGTTTAAAAAGTTTTTGAGTCAGTTTTCCTCAAATACTCCCAAACACAGTTCAACTCTTAGACTATTGACAACCACAATATTGGCCACTTGGTTTTAAGATATTTTACTacacatttattctattctaatatcttcatttttcaatatttcaaaagacattttgaaaTCACTATTTCACTTAAGTAATTGATTCATTATCTTCAATTTTGCTTGAGAtagttaacagaaaaaaatacagccTCCAGAAACagatttacaaaatgaaaatgataactTGTCAAGAGATATGTTAATTGGTTCCACGTTAGTATTTTCTAAAATGATAAACCTAAATGTTAGACCATGTTAGactataatttctctctctctctctctctctctctctctctctatatatatatatatatatatatatagatatagatatagagatagagatagagatagagatagagatagagatatagatatagatatagatatagatatagatttagatatatagatactactcaggtattaagaatgaggacttcctgagatttgcaggcaaatggatagaactagaaattatcatcctgattgatgtaactcagactcaaaaagaCATACATGGCACGTATtcagtaataagtggatattagccaaaaagaaaaagaaaaaagaaaaaaaatcatatagaatatacaagataccgtccacagaattcaaaatgcTCAACAAGCTTAAGTtcccaaatgaggatgcctcagtcccatttgggagagagaagaaagcaatcacaagtagggagggagggagggaaggagggatagagttgggagggaaagtggacagggtggggAAGACAGTGGGGtatagaggggaacctgatctggtattgggtgggggaaaaggactgaagccatgagggccagcagaaagaatgtaaacaggaaacctcaggaaataggaggttgagtCCCCTCAGAATGCACCaaagatctgggaggtgagagattcccaagactcatagggagggacctttgatgaaatgctcaacagtagggagggagaacttatagagcctacctccagcaggaagacaggacatcaagtgagggatggggttgccaccccacagtcacatctgTAACCCATAATTATTGCTGTCTgaaaaattacagggatgaaaatggaaaggatcctaaggaaaagaaggtccagtgacagatccaaagtgggatccagctcaaggggagatcccaaggtctgacactattactgcggctatggagtgctcacaaaaaggaacctaccatgtctgccctccaaaagacccaacaagcagctgaaagagtcagatgcagttatttgcacccaaccaatggacagaagcagctgacccctgttgttgaattagggaaggttgaaagaagctgaggagaagagagatTCTTTAGGAGGGTCAGTAATCTTAATTATTCTtgacccccgagatctttcaaacactggaccaccaaacagacaggatacaccagatgatatgagaaTCCCAACACATGTAAAGTAGAGGACTTtgaggtctgtgttcattcagagatgaagcacctaaccctcaagagactggaggacctgGGAAGTTTAGAAGTTATGTAGGGTGGGAAGTgtgggcatccacatggagaagGGGTTGGGTGggaaggagatgtgggatgtggtgAAGTTGGAGGATGGGTGGGGAGGAGCgaaaatggaatatggagtataaaaaatgaattacaattaaaattaaatttaaaagccaaccaaacaaaaaaacaaaaaaagataatctcttttatagtgggactatTATGagatccttttctgatagtcaaatctacaatgagaactctgccagtctcccatgtgtcactagttaattgcttctagatagtaaccagactttATACTACTCAGATCACATTCCTAGagattgtaaaacaattaaccaaatgtcataaaaagagaactaattatttattataggtgttaggacagaagataaaatattgactgggtttatctatgcaaaacttcactaataacttagttatggtttttaacttAGCTATAGTttgaacctgtggagctgtgacaggtgatggatgtttagtcAGATAATTACTTCTATCGGATATTTGTGTACACAAATCATCCTACTCTGCCCCCTGTCTCTACTGTCTCTAGCCAGGAAGGCTCCTGGCATCAGGCAGGTTACAGAAAGAACAAGATcaacacaggtaaagacagaatgaaacagagaatgagaaggagttagaagattagaacagattggtAAATTAGTTTTTGGCCaggcagaacaattcagtgagaagctgagagaaaccagtttgaatcagtcagcttggacaTGAATTTCAGCTAGAATACTTGAGTAGAACCAGCCAGCAAGAgttcagagaaaacaagaaagggtgagcttattgaACAGTGTGCCTTAGAAATGACAATTATATCAGAAACataaaagtgacttttacacTGATATGTAAGAGGGAAGAAAAACTGTTGCCTCAGTTTAAAGAATCAAGAGAAAACCAAACATTTACTATATTATTTATTCTAGTTTTGTCTTCAATAGGTCATGTTATGCTTGCACACGTTAATAAGGGTTACTTTGCTGATTATAAATGCTAACCAATTCTTGAAGTATCTTCATGGACACACTTAGAAATAAAGTATTGCCAGCTATGTAGATATTGCATAGTCCACTTGGCACATAAAATTAATTGCTACATCAAGTAATTTCAGAAATTAAACACTATTGTGGTTGTTAGAGGTATAGTTAAAAGAAATGATAAGCATATCTGCTATAGACAAGCAAGGGGTTACATAGGATCATAAGATATCCAAGGGTTTGAAGAGACacctcagtagttaagagcacttacttctTTTACATAGGGGCTGGGTTAGAGATTCTGTACCAAATAATTGGTCTGGGAATATGTCACCATTATTCTTCTAGCAGGAAGCATACTACACATGCACATGATGCTCTTACATACCCACAAGCAAGCCACTCATTTGCATAAAGCA
It encodes the following:
- the LOC110289931 gene encoding olfactory receptor 5M9-like, which produces MPNFTDVTEFLLVGLTRRQELRVLFFVVFLVVYMVTLLGNIGMIILISISLQLQSPMYFFLSHLSFVDVLFSSNVTPKMLENLLSETKTISYVGCLIQCYFFIALVLVEVFILAVMAFDRYMAICNPLLYSSKMSRVVCIRLISVPYVYGFSVSLICTLWTYGLYFCGNVKINHFYCADPPLIKIACGGVHIKEXTMIVIAGINFTYSLSVVLISYVLIVVAVLRMHSADGRRKAFSTCGSHLTAVSMFYGTLIFMYLRRPTEESVEQGKMVAVFYTSVIPMLNPMIYSLRNKDVKEAVSKIVAKANLRK